In the genome of Segatella copri, one region contains:
- a CDS encoding DUF5114 domain-containing protein: MKKIFRNLMMLLCALTALVSCDESGDKIYLDGFKASSLMASVSDVVLSVDNSKDIVLSMAWQNPTLLSSDETKPAGNGVLKTYLQASPSESFATVKEYSVTDLSKAFTGADLNAAAKDLGLTAGQSSPLYFRIKSQKGANLDAAYSNVCQVKVTPYLIDMSYINILNENKDQVLTKLYSPHSDGVYAGYMTASSWFHIWGKENDGTIWGNVGQDGHVYEMDNTESAWNFWFPGQTGIYYTVVDTKAKEFKPTYIKAMQLNGEEMTYDAPNYAWVKVITTTADNTPINIVATGAEYSKATATDDAAAVVKTMNYTLADGKMTDAATAGSVNIAKAGTYTITVKVGEHSELTYSIEAGNQTAPEPEASNTLCMFSTDGNTLLAVMNKVSDGVYTCKYKPTAWENFRFIYVGENKDDKQTWYGSDPSDLFKLSTASDCWNIWFKDDVTGGEVTVTADINAMTWKYE, encoded by the coding sequence ATGAAAAAGATATTTAGAAACCTGATGATGCTTCTCTGCGCACTCACCGCTCTGGTGAGTTGCGACGAGAGTGGCGACAAGATATATCTGGATGGCTTCAAGGCATCCAGTCTGATGGCATCGGTCAGCGATGTGGTGCTGTCTGTTGACAACAGTAAGGACATCGTTCTTTCGATGGCCTGGCAGAATCCCACCTTGCTTTCGAGCGACGAGACCAAACCTGCGGGCAATGGTGTGTTGAAAACCTATCTGCAGGCATCTCCTTCAGAGAGCTTTGCTACGGTAAAGGAGTATTCCGTAACCGATCTCTCCAAGGCTTTCACTGGTGCGGATCTCAATGCAGCTGCCAAGGATCTCGGTCTGACTGCAGGACAGAGTTCGCCTCTCTATTTCCGTATCAAGAGTCAGAAAGGTGCCAATCTTGATGCCGCTTACAGTAATGTCTGCCAGGTAAAGGTTACTCCATACCTTATTGATATGAGTTACATCAATATCCTGAATGAGAATAAGGATCAAGTTCTTACCAAACTCTATTCTCCTCATTCTGATGGAGTTTATGCCGGCTATATGACTGCTTCTTCTTGGTTCCACATCTGGGGTAAGGAGAATGATGGAACCATTTGGGGTAATGTAGGACAGGATGGCCATGTGTATGAAATGGATAATACGGAGTCTGCATGGAACTTCTGGTTCCCTGGTCAGACAGGTATTTATTATACAGTGGTAGATACAAAGGCTAAGGAATTCAAGCCAACCTACATCAAGGCGATGCAGTTGAATGGTGAGGAAATGACCTACGATGCTCCTAACTATGCTTGGGTGAAGGTGATTACAACCACAGCTGATAATACACCTATTAATATAGTAGCTACGGGTGCAGAGTACAGCAAGGCTACAGCTACAGACGATGCTGCAGCCGTAGTCAAGACCATGAACTATACGCTGGCTGATGGCAAGATGACTGATGCCGCAACTGCTGGCAGCGTGAACATAGCCAAGGCGGGTACTTATACCATCACCGTAAAGGTAGGCGAGCACAGCGAACTGACTTACTCTATTGAAGCTGGTAATCAGACTGCTCCAGAACCAGAGGCTAGCAATACCCTCTGTATGTTCAGCACGGACGGTAACACCCTTCTTGCCGTGATGAACAAGGTGAGTGATGGCGTTTATACCTGTAAGTACAAACCAACTGCTTGGGAGAACTTCCGATTCATCTACGTAGGTGAGAACAAGGACGACAAGCAGACCTGGTATGGTTCAGATCCAAGCGATCTCTTTAAATTGTCTACAGCTAGTGATTGTTGGAACATTTGGTTCAAGGACGATGTAACTGGCGGCGAGGTTACTGTTACTGCCGACATCAACGCCATGACATGGAAATATGAATAA
- a CDS encoding polysaccharide lyase family 1 protein produces MKEEFRMKKMVFSLALLLGGAGSVLAQVNADKVNHAVARNSKVNQMFVTTNAGDVKYYNTADLASVKFEGDKAIIAPKDGSDNDEYDASVREINFAKRVEQGENGGVENPAGVVKITEAKAWLESVYLKWAPFEGASSYNVYVDGKKIDAQLIRQYASYFRADVLGLKAGSYSVKVVPVDAAGKEMAGANTVSNLLVKNYNREGFAHFNFEGIGAYNNDGTLKSDAKILYITASTAKTVSTEVITGAKNKKQTVKGLQAIIDAYQKGYDTTPIAFRIIGKVSLADLDGISSSAEGLQIKGKAGYSTMNMTFEGVGDDATVYGFGFLVRNAKSVEFRNFAIMRCLDDAMSLDTKNSNIWIHHLDLFYGRKGSAADQAKGDGTVDIKGNSKYVTVAYNHFWDNGKSSMCGMKSETGENWITYHHNWFDHSDSRHARVRTMTVHMYNNYYQHCDVYGVGATTGSNIFMESNYFDAVKRPIMSSQQGTDAKGSKGTFSSENGGMIKAYGNVFANKPSGFSYVTYASNNTSFDAYEVARASDLVPASVKTLVGGTAYNNFDTNSSLMYAHTADNAADVPAIVEGYYGAGRLNHGDIHFDIPDETVVTNGHQQPLPALASILDAYKSGVVKVFLPL; encoded by the coding sequence ATGAAGGAGGAATTCAGAATGAAGAAAATGGTATTCTCTTTGGCGCTCTTATTGGGAGGTGCCGGTAGCGTGTTGGCTCAGGTAAATGCAGATAAGGTGAATCATGCTGTGGCTCGTAACAGCAAGGTGAACCAGATGTTTGTTACCACCAATGCGGGAGATGTGAAATATTACAATACTGCCGACTTGGCCAGTGTGAAGTTTGAAGGCGACAAGGCTATCATCGCTCCGAAGGATGGAAGCGATAACGATGAGTATGATGCTTCTGTCAGAGAAATCAACTTTGCCAAGCGAGTGGAGCAGGGTGAGAACGGAGGCGTGGAGAATCCTGCCGGCGTTGTGAAGATTACGGAGGCAAAGGCCTGGCTGGAGTCTGTTTATCTGAAGTGGGCTCCTTTCGAGGGAGCTTCTTCTTACAATGTATATGTAGATGGCAAGAAAATTGATGCACAACTGATTCGTCAGTATGCTTCTTATTTCCGTGCCGATGTGCTCGGCTTGAAGGCGGGTTCCTATTCTGTAAAGGTGGTTCCTGTGGATGCTGCCGGTAAGGAGATGGCTGGTGCCAATACGGTTTCCAATCTCTTGGTAAAGAACTACAACCGTGAGGGCTTCGCTCATTTCAATTTCGAGGGAATTGGTGCTTACAACAATGATGGTACATTGAAGTCGGATGCCAAGATTCTCTATATCACAGCAAGCACAGCCAAGACCGTATCTACAGAAGTCATCACCGGAGCCAAGAACAAGAAGCAAACCGTGAAAGGTTTGCAGGCAATCATCGATGCTTACCAGAAGGGATATGATACCACTCCTATTGCTTTCCGTATCATCGGCAAGGTGAGCCTGGCTGACCTGGATGGAATTTCAAGTTCTGCCGAGGGTTTGCAGATTAAGGGTAAGGCTGGCTATTCTACCATGAACATGACCTTCGAGGGCGTGGGTGATGATGCCACCGTCTATGGCTTCGGCTTCCTGGTAAGAAATGCCAAGAGCGTGGAGTTCCGTAACTTCGCCATCATGCGTTGTCTCGACGATGCAATGTCGCTCGATACAAAGAATTCAAACATCTGGATTCACCACCTGGATTTGTTCTATGGCAGAAAAGGTAGTGCTGCCGACCAGGCAAAGGGAGATGGTACCGTGGATATCAAGGGCAACTCTAAGTATGTGACCGTGGCTTACAACCATTTCTGGGATAACGGTAAGTCTTCTATGTGTGGCATGAAGAGCGAGACTGGTGAAAACTGGATTACCTATCACCACAACTGGTTTGACCATTCCGATTCCCGTCATGCCCGTGTACGTACCATGACCGTTCACATGTACAATAACTACTATCAGCATTGTGATGTATATGGCGTAGGAGCCACAACGGGTTCTAATATCTTTATGGAATCTAACTACTTTGATGCTGTGAAGCGTCCAATCATGAGCTCTCAGCAGGGCACCGATGCCAAGGGTTCAAAGGGAACCTTCTCTAGCGAGAATGGTGGTATGATCAAGGCGTATGGCAATGTGTTTGCCAACAAGCCAAGCGGCTTCAGCTATGTTACCTATGCATCCAACAATACCAGCTTCGATGCCTACGAGGTAGCCAGGGCTTCTGATCTGGTGCCTGCCAGCGTGAAGACTTTGGTGGGTGGTACTGCCTATAATAACTTCGATACCAACTCAAGCTTGATGTATGCACATACAGCTGATAACGCAGCCGATGTGCCAGCTATCGTAGAAGGTTATTATGGCGCTGGTCGATTGAACCATGGCGACATCCACTTCGATATTCCAGATGAAACTGTAGTAACCAATGGTCATCAGCAGCCATTGCCAGCATTGGCAAGCATTCTCGATGCTTACAAGTCGGGTGTGGTAAAGGTATTTCTTCCATTATAA
- a CDS encoding SusC/RagA family TonB-linked outer membrane protein, whose protein sequence is MNAIFRKFRQRSFLLVALLLMGCLQLLAQTRTVKGVVTDAQNGEALIGATVMVEGDKSGTVTDFDGNFSLQVPSSAKKVKISYIGYIDQVVAISDNMKVNLESDSKALADVVVIGYGTARKSDLTGSVATVKAKDFNKGLVSSPEQLINGKVSGVQIMSNSGSASAGSTIRVRGGASLNASNDPLIVLDGVPLEQGGISGNSSNFLSMINPSDIESMTVLKDASSTAIYGSRASNGVIIITTKKGQQGGLKVNFNTTNSMQTRAQMVDMLSHDDFVNVINQFGTDNQKSLLGNANTDWNDEVYRTAFGTDNNLSLSGSIGKYLPFRVSAGYYNQSGLVRKDNVERWTGNVVLTPSFFQDHLKLTINAKGTLNNNSFNNGGAVWAAATFNPTIPVYSGNDKYGGYNEALDADGYPVNAGVRNPRGLVDLYDSKSKVSRFIGSMDVDYKVHFLPDLKLHATVGADYAKGDGTIHVPVYAAQSFNKDESLSGSDYKYGPQKNENRLLTLYANYAKYFENIKSNVDLTAGYDYQYWKSTTPLYYTKSAAGTNLSTVKASDYRHVMLSYYGRVNYSFDGKYLLTATVRRDASSRFSKDTRWGTFPSVALGWTLTEEPWLKNQKVLSNLKLRASYGVTGQQEGIGNYNYLPVYTYSVTGAEAFINGQYINTYRPEAYVKNLKWETTTSWNFGLDFGFLDGRIGGAIDFYTRKTKDLLASVPTAAGSNFSKTILTNVGNVDSKGIEVSLNATPIKTKDWEWNLSYNFTWQNMKVKNLSLTPGGSQTNVKVGPSIDAYQFQVLSEGYEPYMFYVYHQLYDPETGKPIEGAYADLNNDGEINDADLYRYHSPAPKYIMGLSTSLRYKQLTLGMSFRANIDNYVYNGMGMSTGAWETVSYNNSQLNNLNTSFLKTGFKTRQYLSDYYVENASFLKLDNLSLSYNVGKINKWASLTVSAMVQNVFTITGYSGTDPEVPNGMDNSFYPRPRTYSVSLGLQF, encoded by the coding sequence ATGAATGCAATCTTTAGAAAGTTTAGACAGAGAAGTTTTCTTCTCGTAGCATTGTTGCTCATGGGATGTTTGCAGCTCCTGGCTCAAACCCGCACCGTCAAGGGTGTAGTAACAGATGCGCAGAATGGTGAGGCTCTTATCGGCGCCACTGTCATGGTGGAAGGTGATAAGAGTGGTACGGTTACCGACTTTGACGGTAACTTCAGTCTTCAAGTACCTTCTTCAGCCAAGAAGGTGAAAATCTCCTATATAGGATATATCGACCAGGTGGTGGCTATATCTGATAATATGAAGGTGAATCTCGAATCGGATAGCAAGGCGCTTGCCGATGTCGTGGTCATCGGTTATGGTACTGCACGCAAGAGCGATCTGACGGGTTCCGTGGCTACGGTGAAGGCAAAGGACTTTAACAAGGGTCTCGTTTCTTCTCCAGAGCAGTTGATCAATGGTAAGGTTTCGGGTGTACAGATTATGTCCAACAGTGGTTCTGCTTCTGCAGGTAGTACCATCCGTGTGCGTGGTGGTGCATCTCTGAATGCCAGCAACGACCCGCTTATCGTGCTCGATGGTGTGCCATTGGAGCAGGGTGGTATCTCTGGTAACAGCAGCAACTTCCTCAGTATGATCAACCCATCTGATATCGAAAGCATGACCGTGTTGAAGGATGCTTCTTCTACAGCCATCTATGGTTCCCGTGCCTCTAATGGTGTCATTATCATCACCACCAAGAAGGGACAGCAGGGCGGTTTGAAGGTGAACTTCAATACTACCAACAGTATGCAGACCCGTGCGCAGATGGTGGATATGCTGAGCCATGATGATTTCGTGAATGTCATCAATCAGTTTGGTACCGATAACCAGAAGTCATTGCTAGGCAATGCCAATACCGATTGGAACGATGAGGTTTATCGCACCGCTTTCGGTACTGATAACAACCTCAGCTTGAGCGGAAGCATCGGCAAGTATTTGCCTTTCCGTGTTTCTGCCGGATATTACAACCAGAGCGGTCTGGTGCGCAAGGATAATGTAGAGCGCTGGACAGGTAACGTGGTGTTGACTCCTAGCTTCTTCCAGGACCACCTGAAGTTGACCATCAACGCCAAGGGTACACTCAATAACAACTCATTCAATAATGGTGGTGCCGTTTGGGCTGCCGCAACATTCAACCCAACCATCCCGGTTTATTCCGGCAACGACAAATATGGTGGCTATAATGAGGCACTCGATGCTGATGGCTATCCTGTGAATGCGGGTGTGAGAAACCCACGCGGTTTGGTAGATCTTTATGATTCAAAGAGTAAGGTGAGCCGCTTCATCGGTTCGATGGATGTGGATTATAAGGTTCATTTCCTGCCAGACCTCAAGCTTCATGCCACCGTGGGTGCTGACTATGCCAAGGGCGACGGAACCATTCATGTTCCTGTCTATGCTGCACAGTCATTCAACAAGGATGAGTCTCTGAGCGGTAGCGATTACAAGTATGGTCCTCAGAAGAATGAGAACCGTCTGCTTACCCTTTATGCTAACTATGCGAAGTATTTCGAGAATATCAAGAGTAATGTTGATTTGACAGCTGGTTACGACTACCAGTACTGGAAGAGTACTACACCACTCTATTATACCAAGAGTGCAGCAGGTACAAACCTGTCAACCGTAAAGGCATCAGATTACCGTCATGTAATGTTGTCATATTACGGACGTGTCAACTATTCCTTCGATGGAAAGTATCTCCTGACTGCTACAGTTCGTCGCGATGCATCTTCCCGTTTCTCTAAGGATACCCGCTGGGGTACTTTTCCATCTGTTGCTTTGGGCTGGACTTTGACAGAAGAGCCTTGGTTGAAGAACCAGAAGGTACTTTCTAACTTGAAGCTCCGTGCCAGCTATGGTGTTACCGGTCAGCAGGAAGGCATCGGCAACTACAACTATCTGCCGGTTTATACATACAGTGTGACAGGTGCCGAAGCGTTCATCAACGGACAGTATATCAATACTTACCGTCCTGAGGCATACGTAAAGAACCTGAAATGGGAGACAACAACCTCCTGGAACTTCGGTCTTGATTTCGGATTCCTGGATGGCCGTATCGGTGGTGCCATCGATTTCTATACCCGTAAGACCAAGGACCTGTTGGCATCTGTACCAACAGCAGCAGGTTCCAACTTCTCGAAGACAATCCTTACCAACGTAGGTAATGTGGATAGCAAGGGTATCGAGGTTTCCCTGAATGCAACTCCTATCAAGACCAAGGACTGGGAGTGGAACCTGAGCTACAACTTTACCTGGCAGAATATGAAGGTGAAGAACCTTTCTTTGACTCCGGGTGGAAGTCAGACCAACGTGAAGGTAGGTCCATCTATCGATGCTTACCAGTTCCAGGTACTCTCAGAGGGATATGAGCCATACATGTTCTACGTATATCATCAGCTCTACGACCCAGAGACAGGCAAGCCAATCGAGGGCGCTTATGCCGATTTGAACAACGATGGCGAAATCAATGATGCCGACCTCTACCGTTATCATTCTCCTGCTCCTAAGTACATCATGGGCTTGAGTACATCTTTGAGATATAAGCAGTTGACTCTCGGTATGAGTTTCCGTGCCAACATCGACAACTACGTATATAATGGCATGGGCATGAGCACTGGTGCTTGGGAGACCGTGAGCTACAACAACTCACAGCTCAACAACCTCAATACAAGTTTCCTGAAGACAGGCTTCAAGACCCGTCAGTATCTCTCAGATTACTACGTAGAGAATGCTTCATTCCTGAAACTCGATAACCTGAGCCTGAGTTACAATGTAGGCAAGATCAACAAGTGGGCTTCACTCACCGTATCTGCGATGGTACAGAATGTATTCACCATTACCGGTTACTCAGGCACAGACCCTGAGGTGCCAAACGGAATGGACAACTCATTCTATCCACGTCCTCGCACCTATTCAGTAAGCCTTGGACTTCAGTTTTAG
- a CDS encoding RagB/SusD family nutrient uptake outer membrane protein, translating into MKLKNILYSMMLGTAVLSSTTSCVSDLDQYPQTETTSKDVYTSLANYEAVLGKIYAAMVTSGQGKGGDNKDMESVLNNGSGFDYMRMFINMQECGTDEFASTWLTGEQTTGLTYLSWDANDAWVSDMYYRIYYNIALCNEFLRNANGTSFSGEDEVKIKEYKAEVRFMRAMFYFHALDLYRNIPMVTENDPVGSFIPPRYTPQQTFDYIESELKDCVGDMLPASTCPYGQASQGAAYTLLAKLYLNSEVYTGVAKYAECKEVCEKVMNMGYSLESDYSKLFNADNDKRTNEIIFALPVSAEHTVSWGSSTYLVCGQLSMSNANQNVADFGVTNGWSEFRLRPEFVDKFTQTDIDGNGDKRCKFFTNGQSKDVTSMTDEATGYLSEKWSNLKDDGTIASNTANDGVETDFPLFRLADVYLMYAECVARTQGASWDPWPEGKTDAADPEVIASRKQGAIYWINLLRERAGASDVWSSNFANDDAFLQFILDERARELYHEGYRRTDLIRFGEFTTSKYIWQWKGGTHDGQAVDSKYNIYPIPNTELTANPNLHNDNY; encoded by the coding sequence ATGAAACTTAAGAATATATTATATAGTATGATGTTGGGAACAGCAGTGCTGAGCAGCACTACCAGCTGTGTATCCGACCTCGACCAATATCCTCAGACGGAGACAACCTCTAAGGATGTTTATACCTCACTTGCCAATTACGAGGCAGTGCTGGGTAAGATTTATGCTGCCATGGTGACCAGCGGTCAGGGCAAGGGTGGCGATAACAAGGATATGGAATCCGTGTTGAACAACGGTAGTGGTTTCGACTACATGCGTATGTTTATCAATATGCAGGAGTGTGGTACCGATGAATTTGCCTCTACCTGGTTGACAGGTGAACAGACCACAGGCTTGACCTATCTCTCTTGGGATGCCAACGATGCCTGGGTATCAGATATGTACTATCGCATCTATTACAACATCGCCCTCTGCAACGAGTTTCTCCGCAATGCCAATGGCACCAGCTTCTCGGGCGAGGATGAGGTGAAGATAAAGGAGTATAAGGCAGAAGTCCGCTTCATGCGCGCCATGTTCTACTTCCATGCCCTCGATCTCTATCGCAATATTCCGATGGTGACAGAGAACGATCCTGTAGGCAGCTTTATTCCTCCTCGTTATACTCCGCAGCAGACTTTCGATTACATCGAGAGCGAGTTGAAGGATTGCGTAGGCGACATGCTTCCTGCATCCACCTGTCCTTACGGCCAGGCTTCTCAGGGTGCCGCCTATACCTTGCTTGCCAAGCTTTATCTGAACAGCGAGGTTTATACCGGCGTAGCTAAGTATGCCGAGTGTAAGGAGGTCTGCGAGAAGGTAATGAATATGGGCTACTCTTTGGAGTCTGATTACAGCAAGCTCTTCAATGCCGATAATGACAAGCGTACCAACGAGATTATCTTTGCTTTGCCGGTAAGTGCAGAGCATACCGTAAGCTGGGGTTCATCTACTTATTTGGTTTGCGGACAGTTGAGTATGTCGAATGCCAATCAGAATGTTGCCGACTTCGGTGTTACCAATGGCTGGAGTGAGTTCCGCCTCCGTCCGGAGTTCGTGGATAAGTTTACCCAGACCGATATCGATGGCAATGGCGACAAGCGCTGCAAGTTCTTTACCAACGGGCAGAGCAAGGATGTAACCAGCATGACCGATGAAGCCACCGGTTATCTCTCAGAGAAATGGAGCAACCTGAAGGATGATGGAACCATAGCATCCAATACAGCCAATGATGGTGTGGAAACCGATTTCCCTCTTTTCCGCTTGGCAGATGTTTATCTGATGTATGCTGAGTGCGTGGCTCGTACCCAGGGTGCAAGTTGGGATCCATGGCCAGAAGGAAAGACTGATGCTGCCGATCCTGAGGTCATCGCTTCCCGAAAGCAGGGAGCCATCTATTGGATCAATCTCCTCCGCGAGCGTGCAGGTGCTTCTGATGTTTGGTCTAGCAATTTTGCCAATGACGATGCCTTCCTCCAGTTCATCCTCGATGAGCGAGCTCGTGAGCTTTATCATGAGGGCTATCGCCGCACCGACCTGATTCGCTTCGGCGAGTTTACCACTAGCAAGTATATCTGGCAGTGGAAGGGTGGCACCCACGATGGACAGGCTGTTGACAGCAAGTACAACATCTATCCAATCCCTAACACCGAGCTTACCGCCAATCCAAATCTTCATAACGACAACTATTAA
- a CDS encoding subtilase, producing the protein MKKYLFLLACMLSAAVYADNKQTVKVDGQVIDKTITEITFDGDNVTLSYADNSSDTMDMSLVSLSFTYGTSAGIHQVEQLKEALQGKVFNLNGQLVGNSVEGLSKGVYIVNGKKVIIK; encoded by the coding sequence ATGAAGAAGTACTTATTCCTATTGGCTTGTATGCTCTCTGCCGCCGTGTATGCAGACAACAAGCAAACCGTAAAGGTAGATGGTCAGGTGATCGACAAGACCATCACAGAAATCACCTTCGATGGTGACAACGTAACGCTCAGCTACGCTGACAACTCTTCTGATACGATGGATATGTCGCTCGTATCGCTTTCTTTCACTTATGGCACATCCGCAGGTATTCATCAGGTGGAGCAGCTCAAGGAGGCATTGCAGGGTAAGGTTTTTAACCTCAATGGTCAGTTGGTGGGCAATTCCGTTGAGGGATTGTCTAAGGGCGTTTATATCGTGAATGGTAAGAAAGTAATCATAAAGTAA
- a CDS encoding arabinogalactan endo-beta-1,4-galactanase, with protein MKNILGKAILLASALLFSITGTSCSNEDNATPEKEKTYDMSGFAKGADVSWLTEMEQNGKKFYNANGKATECMALLRDLGMNSIRLRVWVNPDGGWNGKNDVVAKAWRAQQLGMRLMIDFHYSDTWADPSKQGVPAAWKNYDFNQMKQAVADHTKDVLKALKERGVNVEWVQVGNETTDGMLWNDAEGDAALKVTGRASKNMANFAAYINAGYDAVKAVYPEAKVIVHLDKGNNLGQYTWMFDGLKQKGAKWDVIGMSLYPDWITDQTWEQVSDACLSNIKTLSGKYNCDVIISEIGMVWDSENAAPFLKKMVDGCKAISTCEGVFYWEPECYGKWNGYDKGAFDNSGKPTAALDAFK; from the coding sequence ATGAAGAATATTTTAGGAAAAGCCATATTGCTGGCTTCAGCACTTTTGTTCTCTATCACGGGCACAAGTTGCAGCAATGAAGATAATGCTACTCCCGAAAAGGAGAAGACATACGATATGAGCGGCTTCGCCAAGGGAGCCGATGTTAGTTGGCTCACCGAGATGGAGCAGAACGGAAAGAAATTCTATAACGCCAATGGTAAGGCAACCGAGTGCATGGCGCTTCTCCGTGACCTCGGCATGAACTCCATCCGTCTTCGTGTATGGGTAAACCCTGATGGTGGATGGAACGGAAAGAATGATGTGGTGGCGAAGGCATGGCGAGCTCAGCAGCTCGGTATGCGCCTGATGATTGACTTCCACTACTCTGATACTTGGGCAGACCCTTCCAAGCAGGGCGTTCCTGCTGCCTGGAAGAACTATGACTTCAATCAGATGAAGCAGGCGGTTGCCGATCATACCAAGGATGTATTGAAAGCCTTGAAGGAAAGAGGCGTCAACGTAGAGTGGGTGCAGGTGGGTAACGAAACCACCGACGGCATGCTCTGGAATGATGCGGAGGGCGATGCTGCCCTGAAGGTAACAGGCCGTGCCTCTAAGAACATGGCTAACTTTGCCGCTTACATCAATGCCGGTTATGATGCCGTCAAGGCTGTTTATCCGGAGGCAAAGGTGATTGTGCACCTTGACAAGGGAAACAATCTGGGCCAGTATACCTGGATGTTTGATGGTCTGAAGCAGAAGGGCGCCAAGTGGGATGTCATCGGCATGTCGCTCTATCCTGACTGGATTACCGACCAGACCTGGGAGCAAGTATCTGATGCTTGTCTCAGCAACATCAAGACCCTTTCCGGTAAATACAACTGCGATGTCATCATCTCAGAGATTGGTATGGTCTGGGATTCAGAAAATGCCGCTCCATTCCTCAAGAAGATGGTGGATGGCTGCAAGGCTATCTCTACCTGCGAGGGCGTGTTCTACTGGGAGCCTGAGTGCTATGGCAAGTGGAATGGTTACGACAAGGGAGCCTTCGACAACAGCGGTAAGCCAACCGCAGCTCTCGATGCCTTCAAGTAA